The genomic window TACGGAAAGGTCTACAGATCTGACATGACGCTGAACAATCTCCGCGTTCTGTTCATTGCTGAAATTGGTTATGGCACAGCAAGCGTGGGTCGATGGAACGCTTTACAGCGTCTTGGGCTGGATGAAGCCCAATGCATCAATGTAGAGGAGCACCTTCCCCTCTCAAGCACACTGGACAAGGTCCGCTATCGCACACAGTTCGGCCCAAAGATATGGAAATTCAACCGGCTTGTCTTAGACACGGTTGAAAAATACAGAATCAATGTTCTGCTCGCCGACAAGCCGCTCTCACTGACTCCCGGAACGTTGCGCAGACTTCGAAGCAGGGGCGTGTTTCTCATTGACCTGTTCATTGACAATCCCTTCGGCCCGCGCAAAGACCCGGGGAACCGCCTTTTTAAGAAGGCCCTCCCGGAATTTGACTTAAACGCCGTGCAGAGGAAAGTCAGCATCGAGGCATTTAAGGCCCACGGGGCAAGAGAGGTCATGCTGACACTCGTCGGCTTTGATCGCGACATACACTTTCCACCTCCATGTCCACTTACAGACAACGACAGGGTCAGGAATGTTTCCTTCATCGGGACGCCCTATGATCATCGGGCCGAATGGTTTACCGCCCTATGGCGTGATGGAATTCCCCTCGACATCTCGGGACCTCGCAACCGCTGGGAAAAAAAACTTGCACCTGAAGTGATGCAGGCCATCTTCAGAGATGGCCTGTTGCTAGGCAAGGAATATCGTGAAGCACTTTGGAAATCGAAGATCAATCTTAGCTTCGTGACCAAATCCAATCAGGATGAAGCTGCCGCGCGATCTTATGAAATCGCCGCCTGCGGAGCGTTTATGCTGGCGGAGCGGACACCAAAACATCTTGAGCTGTTCAAGGAGGACGAAGAGGCTGTCTTCTTCTCTTCCAGAGAAGAGTGCATCGCCAAAATCCAGCGCTATCTGCCCGATGAAGCTGCTCGCAATCGTATTGCAGCTGCCGGATGCCGGCGTGCGTGGTCCTCCGGATACGACCATGACTCGCTGATGAAGGAAATCCTGCAGAAAGCCATCGAAATCATGGGACGCAGCAAGGTATCCTCTACGGATGAAGCACAGGCCTGATTACGGCCCCGATGCTCCCGGCGTGCTGCGCACTTTGTTTCTCTTGGAACACCCGTCCTCATCGTCCATGACCATCCTCTCCATGCGCCTGCGGATGGTTTTCCGCGCGCATGGGAGAAGGCTTCTGCATCTGGGCGTGAGGATGTTCCTCCTGGGGACGCATTGGTTCCTGATGCTGCGGCTGGGCACGCATCGGCTCCGGACGCTGCTGTGGTTGTGGACGCATCTGTTCCGGGCGCTGCTCCTGCGGCCTCACTTCCTGCCGCGGTTGAGGAGCAGGCTGCGGACGGGGCTGCTGCTCGGCAGGTCTTGCCTGTTGCGGATGGACTTCAGGCCGAGGCTGGGCCTCTGGGCGGTTTACCGGCGATTGCGGACGGTACATCTGTTCCGGCCGCTGCTGCACTGGCTGCGGGTGCGCCTGTATCTGTCCTGTCTCCGGATGGACTCCCGGCCGTATCAAGTTAGGACGGCCCTGCTGCTCAGGATGGATCTGGCTGACGGGCGCCGGCTGCGGTGACTCCGGACGATGGATATTTTCCGGTCGCGCCTGCTGCTCGGCGCGATTGAACTGCGGTGTAGACATCCCACGCTGCGTCCGCACAAATCCCGGGTTCGCCACGCCACGCACGGGCGGCTGCGTGGCCGGTGCATGGTACGGCGTGGCCAGCGGATGGTCCAATGCCACCATCTGCGGACGACCACGGTTGGCTTGAAAGAACTGCGCACGGTTCTGTGCCGCCTCCCGGACAAGCTGCGTCTGCGCGCGCAGGGGAGGAAGATGACGCTCGCGCATCGCAATCTGCTCTGATGGCGTGGGACGCGCCTGAATGCCTCCAGGACCACCGTTATAGCTTATGCGGGTGACGTTGTAGTTATTGATGGTGACATTGTGCACATACACATTTCGGACAATGGTCATGTTTACGTTCGTCACAGCACGGTTGTAGAAGAAATTGCCGCGGTTCCAGTATCCGCCGTAATAGCCGTGTCCAATGTATCCGTTCCCGTAATTGATTCCACCGTAGTAACCAATGTGCGGGCCCCAGTATCCGGGATGCCACAGGAAGTGTCCCAGGGAGACAAACAACCAGAAGCCCGGCGTCCACAAAGCTCCGGTATAGGGAGCCAGGACCCATGTCCCCGGCACCCAATAGTATCCTGCTGGCGACCACGCCCAATATCCTGGCGTCCAGATATAGTTCGGGCCTGGGCACGGCGGCTGCACATACTCAGGAATGGGAGGCGGCGCTTCTGAGGCATATACGGGCTGCGCATATGCCGACTCATCGTAATATCCGCTCTGGTCCGGACTGATTTCGCTGTCAGGCACCGTGTTGTCTGCCGGATAAGGATTGCTTTCCGGATAAGAAGCAGAGGACGCCGACTCATCTGGCGGCGGGGGCGGTGTGCTGTCTGTGTCCGTACTGTAGGAGGGCTGCGCAGCCTGCCTCGACGTGCTGCTCGTCTGGGCCGGTACGCTCGAAGACGCTGCCCCTGCGTCGTTCGAATCAACCGGAGCCATATTGGCTGCCGCCGGGTCCGTACCCTGGTCCTGGGTCTGGTCCGGGACCTGCTGGTCACTCTGTTTATGACACCCTGCTGCCCCCAGAATGAGCCCGACCGTCAACGCAGGTGCCGCCATCTTCCTGAAAATTCGTTCCATCTCCCTGCTCCGAAGGCTTAGATGCAATCCTGGACGAAAAGTCGTGGTGTCCCACAAAAAAGCCCCTTTTTGCACCACGCCATGAATGGATATACCGTAGGCAAAGAACAGCTATGCCAGAAGAAGAACAAAACTCCAATCCAGCCACTCTGGCCCCGGGTCTGTATCTGGTAGGCACACCGATCGGCAATCTTGAGGACATTACTCTGCGCGCCCTGCGTGTCTTACGCTCAGCCAGCCTAATTGCATGTGAAGACACGCGCCAGACGCAGAAGCTCCTGAACCACTTCGGCATTCAAACCCCCGTCATCAGCTGCCACGAACATAACGAAGGCCAGCGAATCCCGGAACTGATTGCCGCCCTGCTGCGGGGTGAGCGCATTGCCGTTGTATCCGATGCGGGAATGCCCGGAATCTCTGACCCTGGAATGCGCCTGGCGGAGGCTGCCATCCGCGAAGGCATCCGGGTCTATCCGGTGCCGGGACCCAATGCTGCGCTCAGCGCGCTGGTTGCTTCTGGGCTCAACACCGAATGTTTCCTCTTTTGCGGATTTCTTCCCGCCAAAGCGGGTGCGCGCCGGTCCGAACTGGAGCGCCTGGCCGCAGGCACCGCGGAGGGCACCACACTCATCTTCTACGAGGCCCCACACCGCATTCTGGAAACGCTCGGCGACATGAAAGCCATCTGGGGGCCCGGCTGCCGGGTCGTGATTGCCCGCGAACTTACCAAGATGCATGAGGAGTTCCTGCGCGGCCCCATCGAAGAGGTCGCAGCCACGCTGAAAGGACGCGAGCGTATCCGGGGCGAGATGACCCTGTTGATCGAAGCGCGCCCGCCGCAGAAAAAGTCAGAACAATCGAGCATTTCCGACCGCATCGCGGCTTTACAGAACAGCGAGAACCTCGACGAGAAGGCCGCACTCAAGCGGATTGCGCGCGAGCGGGGCCTTTCCCGCAGTGAGGTTTACCGTGAACTGCAACGGGAACGCGGCAGATCGTAGTCCCCAGCAGTTCCCTGCATAGCGGGCCTGACCTGTCAGATAAACATACAGACAGGACAGGCCCACATGCGCTTCCGCCTTTTATTGCGCCTTGAATGCCGCCATCAGCGCTACCCATGTGTCCGAACCAGGGTCCGTGAAGGTCGCCGCCGTGCTCGTCGCATAGACAGCCAAGGCATCTTCTGAGATCGCAGAGAAGCCGCTGCTCCCCCGCAAACGGAAACCCGACCCTGCAGCGACCTGGTTCGATACGGCATCCGCATAACCAAAGACAAGATCATACGGAGCTGTAAGGGTCGCCGAGCCGCTGTTGAAGCTGCCCGAACTGGTCCCGGCCGATGAGCTGACCACATCCAGCGGTTTTGAAGTGTTCACACCGTGGTATTCGTGGATGTAGAGGACCGGATATTGCACCGAGGCGCTGAAGGTGAGCGTCACTGTGTCTGCGCCGGCCTTCGGGGCCACAGCATAGTAGATCCTGGAGGTAGAGGCAGAATTGTTCCAGGTCTTGCTCACTGCATCGTCCCAGGCAGAGGCCAGCGAGTCACCCACTGTAACAGTGCCGCCACCGCTCCAGCTCATGCCGATCACCAGCAGGTCCCCTGCCGCAACATTTGTCGGGAAGGTGCACCGCAGCGTCGTTCCTGAGCCTGCAATGCAGCTCTGGGACTGCACATAGGCAATTTTTGTGGAAGAAGCTGGGGCGAAGTTGGCCGTAACCGTGGTCGAGGCCGACAGGGTGACCGAGCAGGTGCCTGTGCCACTGCAAGCGCCACTCCATCCCGTAAAGGTAGACCCGCTTGCCGGGCTCGCCGTCAGTACCACCTTTGTCCCGGATGCAAAGGTCGCCGAACACTGGCTCCCGCAAGAGATGCCGCTGGGCAGACTTGTGACGGTGCCACTGCCAGTTCCATTCTTGGTCACGGTGAGCACAGGGGCAGCTGTTGCCGGCTTAAAGGATGCCAGCAGCGCCACCCAGCTCGTATTTCCCGGCAGGCCAAAGGTCGCCCCATAAGTGCCGCTCTTTGAGACAATGGCGTCTTCCGAAGCCGCCGAGAATGAGCTGGTCATACGCAGGGCGAATCCGCTGCCCGCGGTCATGTTATAGTTCACGCTGTCACCATAGGCAAACAGCAGCTCGCCGGAACTCGAAGCGCTTGTATTTCCGGTAACCGGGCTGGCTGAGGCCACTCCGGAGCTCCCGGTCGCGCCGTCCAGCGGGGAATTCGGCGCTACGCCTTTGTACTCATGCACGTAGACCGTTGGATAGCTGACCGTACCTCCAAATGAAACGTTCAGCGTATCTGTGCCGCCCGCAGGAGCAACCGCATAATACAGGCCGGAAGTGGCTCCGCCGTTGTTCCACGAGCGGGTCACGGCTTGCGTGAACTTGCTGTGCAGTGAATCAGAAATCGTTGGCGAGCCGCTGCCTGTCCATGACATGCCCACCACGATCAGGTCGCTCGCCGTCACCGGACTTGAAAAGGCGCAGGAAACGGAAGATGCAGAGTTGGAAACACAGGACTTTCCCTGCACCCAGGTGATTTTATTTCCTGACCCGGAACCAGAGCCGGTACCCGAGCTGGAGCCGCCGCTGGAGGTCCCACTCGATCCGCTGCTGCTCGATGACTGGTTAAACGTGGCTGAAACGGAAGCATTGCTGGTCATGCTGATCGTGCAGGCTCCTGTGCCCGTGCACGACCCGCTCCATCCGGCAAACGTGGAGTTTGAGCTGGGCGTGGCCGTCAGCGTGACTGATGTTCCGGTCGCATAAGTTGTACTGCATGTTGTACCGCAGGAAATTCCCGCCGGCGAACTGGTCACAGTCCCGGATCCGGAACCACTGGTACCCACACTCAGCGTATAGCTTGTCGTCGTCGTCCCCGTCGCTTGATAGGCACCCAACGTCCATCCTCCGGAAGAGGGACGTGTCGCCCCGGTGATGTCTATCGAAAAGTAAGAGGTAAGGTTCTGGCCAGCCGCAGTCAAAGGAGAACCCGCCAGGGGAGCCAGCAACGCTGACAGCAGCGGATTGGCCGTAACCATGTGAGCATCTCCCTGGGAAGGAGTGTTCCAGTAGGCCGTGTAATCATGCGACATGGACCCGGTACCGTCATCATTGGCAAAGGCCGTACCGCAGTTCACAAAGACATTGTTGATGGCCTTGCTGGCCGAGCCCAGTTCCCAGTGGATCGCATTTCCTCCAGCGCTCTCGCAATCCAGCGTGTTGTTATATACCTGACCGGAAGTGATGTTCTCCTTCATCTCCACGAGTCCATTGGTTGGGCCATACGGACCAGTATTGTTCAGCAGGTTGTTGTAGACCATCGGCGAAGGCATCGGGCCCTGGTCAGCTTCCATAAAAATGAAGGCCGTTGTGTGCGCGCCCCAGCTGCCATCAATGGTGTTGCCATAGACTCTGGGTGCATTCTGCTGGCCTCCGGACGACGTCCACACATGGATGCCATCGTTGTGGTTCCATACTGAGCAGCCACTCCAACAGCCGTCCCAGTTTGCACCGTCATGGATGTGGTTGCCGTGTATCTGCACATTGCTGATCGTGGTCCCGCTGCCTCCATCACCCAACACAATGCCGGTGGAGCAGTTGTACACATCGTTGTTGTAAACGTTCAGTCCGCTGGCATTGGGTCCACCCGTGTCAATGCAATAGTAGGCATCATGAAATTTTGAATTGCGGATGGTAAGGTTCGGTCCGCTCTCGGACGAAACACCAGAAGCAAGCTGGTTGCTGTCGCTGCTGCTGGTCCTTACATACAGTGGACCGCATTCTATGTTTTCGATGGTCACATTTGCAGCGTTCGAGTCGGTCCGGATGCAAACGCTGTCCTGTGCGATCTTGCCCGTACCCGAGTTTGTATCGAAAATCTGGCCATTTGCCCCGCCGTTGATCACAATCCAGCTCTGACCGTTCAGTGTGATCGCAGCCGGGTTCCAGACCGGCGCCTGCATGGAAGCACCGCTTTCAAAAAGCAGCGTGATCGGCGCCGAGCTGGTGCCAGAACCATAAAACGTAATCGGCGAACTAATGACTCCGCACAGATGCACCGTGTCTCCCGGTCCCACCTGCGCCGATCCCGTACCCCAGTTGGACGAGGAATTGAGCCATCCTACCGAATGCGCGTTGGAGCAGCTCGACCCAGAGTTGGCGCCCGCGGCGCTTTGTGCGATGTAGATGTCGTTCGCATGGGCCAGAGAGACTGCTGTGAAGACAAAACACAAAACAAAAATTACTTTTTTAAATGACATGAGCACTGCAAACCCTAATGCCTGAACCAGTCACACTTCGCCTCAAGGCGCAGCAGAGCTGTCCAGACCGAAACTTAGGTTGAAACTTTACAGATGGAGGAGAGGCAGCAGGAGCAGTCGAGCGTATGAAGAGGATTTCTCCCTGTCCACCCGGTATACCGGTGAGCGGTAAGAAACAAAATTACATGTGCTTCCATGCGGGCGGACCCGCGCCGGACATGAGCAGTACGAGGTTCATGGGGGAGGACCTTTCTGCCTTTCTATAAAATTAAGGATTTTGCAGAGCGGCAGTGCAAACGATTTACCATTTCACACTGTCCACCTCTGCCGAAAGAATTCAATTACTTACAAATACCCGCACTTTAGACACCCGTGTATCTATTACAAAGGGCGGTAAAAACTGCACTCCTGGACTAAGAAATTATTTCTTATTCGTAGATAAGAAAAACCCCATCCCTCAGGCAACGCTTTTTTGCGTTTGGGTTTACCCAAGCACATGACCAAAGTCATCGAATCCACTGTGGATTTTTGAGTTTTTTCTTGACTTTTTACAAAATTTATTATGTTTGCTAAAGCTCAATCCGCGGCGTCGAGGCGATCAGCGTCCGGGTGTATTCCTGCTGCGGAGAGCTGCAGATTTTGTCAGACGGCCCGTATTCCACGATCCGGCCCCGATGCAGCACGGCAATGCTGGTCGAAAGATAGCGGACCAGCGGCATGGAATGGCTGATAAACAGATATGTCAGTTGAAATTCGCGTTGGAGGCTGCGCAGAAGATTCATGACCTGCGCACCCACGCTTACGTCCAGCGCCGAAACAGGCTCATCCAGCACCAGCATCTCCGGCCGCAGCGCCAGCGCCCGGGCCAGATTGATGCGCTGTCGCTGCCCGCCTGAAAATTCGTGCGGCCAGCGGCTGAGCGCCGATTCCTCCAGCCCGACGGCCCGCAGCAAATCTGCCGCCCGATTGCGCAGATCCCTTCTGGGAACAGTGCGATGGATGACCATCGGCTCGGTAAGAATTTCCAATACCCGCATTCTTGGGTTGAGCGCAGCAAAGGGGTCCTGAAAGACCGGCTGCATCCGCCGCCGGATGTCATGCAAACTGCGCTGGGTTCTTCCGCTGATGGGCTGACCGTCGAAGCATACCCGTCCCGCTGTAGGTTCGACCAACCCCAGTACCATGCGTGCAATCGTGCTCTTGCCGGAGCCAGACTCGCCAACCAAGCCGAGTGTTTCGCCGCGTTCAATGTGGAAGGAGACACTGTCTACCGCGAGCACCTGCCGGGAGCGCAGGCCAACCCGCCGGGGGTAGCTCTTGGAGAGGTGCTCGACAGTAACCAGAGGCACGGTTTACGTTTCGCTCTGTAAAGACTCAACCGCCTGGGCCACGCGGAGAATCATGGCTTCCTGAAAATGGCCGCCAAGGACCTGCAATCCGATAGGCAGCCCCTCAGAGGATTTTCCGCAGGGCACGGAAACCCCGCAGATGCCCGCCAGACTCGCCGTTACCGTGTAAATATCGGCCAGATACATCGAGACAGGGTCATCGGTCTTCTCGCCCAGTCTGAAAGCAGGCGTAGGCGCTGTAGGAGTAAGAATGGCATCCACTTCCGCAAATGCTCTCAGAAAATCGTCCGTCAACAGGCGGCGTACCTGCTGCGCCTTCTTGTAATACGCATCGTAGTAGCCGGCACTCAGGGCATACGTGCCCAGCATGATGCGGCGCTTCACCTCCGGCCCGAAGCCCAGATCGCGCGAGCGGCGGTACATGGCGGAAAGGGTGTTCGCCTCCGCGGCACGGAAGCCGTATCGCACGCCATCAAACCGCGCCAGATTGGCGCTGGCCTCGGCCGTGGCAATCAGGTAATAGGTGGGAATCGCATAGCGCGTGTGCGGCAGTGAGATCGGCCGTATCTCTGCGCCAGCAGCACGAAGCTCATCCATGGTCCGCTCCACCACCGCCCGCACCTCAGGGTCAAGCCCCTCGGCAAAATACTCGGAGGGAACTCCAAGCTTCAGTCCGGCAACCCCCTGGTCCAGACCAGCGGCATAGTCTGGAACTGGCAGCGGAGAGGAGGTCGCATCCATCGGATCATGTCCTACCAGCACGCCCAGCACCGTCGCGGCATCGCGCACATTGGCAGCAAAGGGCCCCACACGGTCCAGCGAGGATGCAAAGGCAATCAGTCCATAGCGTGAAACGCGACCGTAGGTGGGCAGGAGGCCAACCACACCGCAGAAGGATGCCGGCTGGCGGATCGATCCTCCAGTATCCGTGCCCAGGGCCGCCACCGCCATGCCCGCCGCCACAGCTGCTGCCGATCCGCCGCTGGAACCACCCGGCACGCGGTCCAGCGCATGCGGGTTGCGTACCGGACCATAGGCTGAGTTCTCATTCGAAGAGCCCATGGCAAATTCATCGCAGTTGATCTTTCCCAGAATCACAGCACCCGCCTCTTCCAGCCTGCGGACAGAGGTCGCCGTGTAAGGAGCGATGTAGCCTTCCAGGATCTTCGATCCGGCCGTCGCCGGCAACCCTTCAATCGTGAGTACATCTTTGATTCCCACTGGCACCCCCGCCAGTGGAGGCAGTGGATCTCCTTTCGCCGCCATTTCATCGATTCGGCGCGCCTGCGCCAATGCACGCTCAGGGTGCAGCGAAAGATAGGCGTGGATCTGCGGATCGCGCAGACGGATCTGCTCGAAAACGGCCTCCGTCCATTCGACGGCCTTCCTGCTGCCAGATTCAATGGCGCGACGCACTTCACCAATGGAAGGCGGCCTGGAAACTGCTGTTTCAACTGTCATTACCGTTCAATCACTTTCGGAACTTTGAAGAAGGTCCCATCGGTCTCCGGGGCCGAAGCCATCACCTGCACTCGGTCCAGCGAGGAGCGCACCTCGTCCTTACGCAGAAAGGTGTCTGCCTGGGCCTGCTGCACAACTTCGCTGACCTGCGCCATCGGCTCTACATCCGATGTATCCAGTTCATTCATCTGCGCAACGTGGGCAAGAATGGCATTCAAATCACGTAACATGCGGCCTTCTTCTTCCGCTGTCAGTTCCAGGTTTGCAAGTTCGGCCACGTGGCGAACATCGTCAAGAGACACGCTCATGGATAGGCACTTTCCAGGGGACAACCAACCCCTTCTCCAAAGTATAGCGGGAAAGGGCTGGATGGAAGACGGGCTAATCGGCGCCAGGAAATTCAATTACAGGAACAGGGACGGTCTGCCGGGAAAGGCAGGCGGTGAGCGTTGACCACAGAAGAGCAAAGTCACTCCGCCAGGTTGCGCGCTGCATATATTCCCAATCCAACTTGGCCTTCAGAGGCTTGATCGTGCGTGCGTAGAAGTAATCCAGCTCATGTTGCGGGATTTTTTGCAGAATCTCCTCCTCGCAACGGAATGCAAGGGTCGCCGCTCCGGTGATTCCTGGACGGAAAGGCATGTGCAGGCTTTCATGGTGCGGCAGCTTGGGCCGTGGCCCCACAAAGCTCATATCGCCCTTGAGGACATTGATCAACTGGGGCAGTTCATCCAGTTTGAATTTCCGCAAAATGGCCCCGACTCGGGTAATGCGTGTATCCCCCTGCACCGTAATGGAAGGACCGTTTTCTGCCCCGTTTACCATCGTGCGGAATTTATAAATCGTAAACAGGCTTCCTCGCCTGCCCATGCGCTTCTGGCGGAACAACACCGGTCCCGGCGAGGTCAGAGCAATCGCAGCAGCAATGACCACCATGAGTGGAGAAAAGACAATCAGCCCCAGTGTCGCTGCCACCAGATCAAACATGCGCTTGCCATCGGAAAGACTCCAGGCGTTCCTGTGCAGTTGCGGGTGTGCGGCCGCCCGGCCCTGCGGGAAAGCAGGCGTGATTTGCACCTTTACAACTTCTTGCGATTCCAGATGAGACACAGAATTGGGCTTCAGAACAACGGGGGTAAAGTTCATAGCTCGATTCCTGATAGGGCAAAAATTACACTGCGCTTCTGCTTTTCTGAAACTCTGGTCTAGAAACTAAAACTCCAATTGTTGGACTTTGTTGTGGGCAAACTGTAAGTCTTTAATTTCTCAAACCAACCTCTTGTTTCTCAGAAAGGTGGCAACACCAGATGTCTGTCTACCACCTCGGCATCAAAAGCAAATCTTAAGGGATGGAGTACGATTGATTTTTTTAAAGTAGTGAAAATGTAGCTAACATCGTTTCAATTCGGGAACTGCATCCCGAAATTGCCTTTTTGATTATAAATTTTCTTTGGCATTCACTGGGTTGAGACGCTTCCACAAACCATCTGGGTTTTCTAAATAACGCTGATGGCGGCAGCACCTAACGCCAGCTGCGAAAAGAGCTGTGACCAGTCCAGGATACCGCGCAAAATCGTCGGCCGGAAGGTCTTCTCCGGGACCACAATCGTATCTCCCGGATAAATCTTTGCCGATTCAAACGTATTTCCCCAAAGTCCGCTGTTCACTGTGCGGCTCACCACTGACCCATCCGCACGAATGATGAACATGTGCTTTTTGTCCGCATCGCGGTTGGGACCACCTGCCATCTTCAGATAATCGCCCACCCGACGTCCGGGCATGAACATGAACGAATTCTGGTCATAAACTGCGCCTACAACGTTGACCGTGGAGGGCTTCGGAGGCACCACGAAGACATCGCCATCTTCCAGAGGCAGATCGGGAAGGCTGTCTACGCCTCTGGCATCGGGCCGGATCTGCAGAACAATCCGGCCGGTCGCACGTAGCTGGTGCAGGCGGGAGAGCAGGTCGCGGGCGCTGGCCTGCGCGGAAGTTGCACTGGCCACATCCTGCGCGGATGCGGCCGAAGCCGTTCCGGCAAGTACGCCGCGCTGTGTCTCCAGCTCCACACTCTGTACATACTCATCCAGACGCTGCTGCTGCAGTACACGGGTGGATTCGCGGGTAAATTCCGAGCCGTAAAGATAGGCCCCAGGGGTCAGGCCTCCGGCACGGACCACAAGCTGCCGCAGTGTTTCTCCCGGACGCACGCTGTAGATTCCAGCACTGACAAATTCTCCTTCCAGACGTACAAATTTCGTCTGCTGTTCCTGAGGCACCCGCAGATCGGCCTGCGAGAAGACCGTCACCACGTCTCCCGGCTGCAACGCCAGGTCTTGTGTGGGATCGTGTTCCAGCACCAGCTTGCCAAGATCAAAAGGGACCAGGGAGGTCTTCAGGGTCTGCGGGTCCATGCGCTCGATGACAGCATAATGCCAGTCAATCTCTGGCGCTGAAAGCTGCACATCATTCCGTCGCGTCGCCGAAGCTGTGTTCTGGGTTATCACCCGCCGGAATCCCAGGCTTCCGCTGCCCGTCAGTTGCGAGGGGTTCAGGGTGCTGCCGGACGACTGCATCGGGGAGGAAGAAGAACTCCCGGATTGCTGAAGCTGCAGGTTTTGAAAAAGATCAGTCCCCGTGCCGGAGGATGGTGCACCATTGGCCTGCGTTGGCGGGAGCAGCCCCTCATACTGTTGCGGCTGCTGGAGATACACGCTCCCCTGCGCATAAGGATATTCATTGGCGCCCGCTCGCCCCTGGCCGGTCTGACCATTCTGGTTTTGCTCATCAGGTCCGGGAGCAACCAGAGCATACTGTCCGTTCGGCAGCTTCTGGAAGCGGTTCTGCATCTGCCACTGCTGGTAGGCCTGCCGCGATTGCAGGTCCACCGGATGCGAAGGCTGATACTGCACCGGCCCGGAAACATAAGGCTGAAACTCCGGAGTCGGCAGCCCTAACTGGGCGCGCTTCCAGTAATAATCGCGCGTGATGAGGGAGTCCTTGTCCGGGATGAGGTCGCTCAACTTCATCCCCTCGTGCCAGGCAAAGCGCCCGGGATTGGCCGTATTGCCGCGAAGCGTCACCGTCTTTTCAAATCTTGCAGGGATCGAAAGGATGCGCAGCACATCTCCATCCCGCAGCACAGTGCCCAGACCAGCAGCGTTATAGGCAACTTCCATGGCCTCCCGCGCCTGGTGCCCATCGTTGCGCTCGATGGAAATGCGGGCGTCTGCCGCAAGGGAGGAAGCCCCTCCGGCATAGGCCAGCACTTGCTCGATCGTGGTCTTCGCATCCAGCAGCTCATAGATGCCCGGGTGGCGCACACTTCCGGTAAGCGCTACCTGCGGCCCGGCAGGTGGAATAAAGATGACATCGCCGGCAAGAAGCTGCACGTCCCTCGATTTGTCGCCATTCACAAGCAAGTCATAAAGATCAAAGTGCGTCACCGTCTGGCCATTGCGCTTCAGTTGAATGTCGCGCAAAGACCCCTGGCTCGATGGCCCTCCGGAGGAAAACAGCGCATTCACCAGCGTACTGAGTGCGCTGACGGTATACATGCCCGGACGCCTCGCCTGCCCCACCACATACACCTGGATCGAGCGGGTCTGTCCAATGTCCACGGTCAGATCAAAATTGCGGTAGACCCGTCCGATTTCCGTACGCAGATGCTGGTCCAGCGCCGAAAAAGGAAGCCCCGCGACATGGATGCTCCCCACCTGCGGAAGATAAATGGACCCCGTGCGGTCCACACGCACATCTGCATTGAAATTGACCTGCCCCCAGACCCGGATACGCAGCACATCGCCTGCGCCAATGACATAATCCGCCGTGACCGGCGCCTGTTCCAGCGGAGTAAACGTGGTGGGCACGTAGCGGAACAGGTCAGCCCCGAAAATCGGCAGCACTTCTCCTGTGGTTCCGGCCACAAACTTCTGGAACTCGGTCAGCGGTTCGGGAGGAGCAGGAACCGTTGTTGGCAGGA from Pseudacidobacterium ailaaui includes these protein-coding regions:
- a CDS encoding sugar transferase, with the translated sequence MNFTPVVLKPNSVSHLESQEVVKVQITPAFPQGRAAAHPQLHRNAWSLSDGKRMFDLVAATLGLIVFSPLMVVIAAAIALTSPGPVLFRQKRMGRRGSLFTIYKFRTMVNGAENGPSITVQGDTRITRVGAILRKFKLDELPQLINVLKGDMSFVGPRPKLPHHESLHMPFRPGITGAATLAFRCEEEILQKIPQHELDYFYARTIKPLKAKLDWEYMQRATWRSDFALLWSTLTACLSRQTVPVPVIEFPGAD
- a CDS encoding SLBB domain-containing protein, whose product is MRKQLVFPLAVFLLAATTQVHSQSAMDMDAQSQNQGQVDCSDPVNAASAACGAVDIAGQGSLGLGLGAGTGERNVPLGAPLGTRTYTDLGTSGNQQQRSILPTTVPAPPEPLTEFQKFVAGTTGEVLPIFGADLFRYVPTTFTPLEQAPVTADYVIGAGDVLRIRVWGQVNFNADVRVDRTGSIYLPQVGSIHVAGLPFSALDQHLRTEIGRVYRNFDLTVDIGQTRSIQVYVVGQARRPGMYTVSALSTLVNALFSSGGPSSQGSLRDIQLKRNGQTVTHFDLYDLLVNGDKSRDVQLLAGDVIFIPPAGPQVALTGSVRHPGIYELLDAKTTIEQVLAYAGGASSLAADARISIERNDGHQAREAMEVAYNAAGLGTVLRDGDVLRILSIPARFEKTVTLRGNTANPGRFAWHEGMKLSDLIPDKDSLITRDYYWKRAQLGLPTPEFQPYVSGPVQYQPSHPVDLQSRQAYQQWQMQNRFQKLPNGQYALVAPGPDEQNQNGQTGQGRAGANEYPYAQGSVYLQQPQQYEGLLPPTQANGAPSSGTGTDLFQNLQLQQSGSSSSSPMQSSGSTLNPSQLTGSGSLGFRRVITQNTASATRRNDVQLSAPEIDWHYAVIERMDPQTLKTSLVPFDLGKLVLEHDPTQDLALQPGDVVTVFSQADLRVPQEQQTKFVRLEGEFVSAGIYSVRPGETLRQLVVRAGGLTPGAYLYGSEFTRESTRVLQQQRLDEYVQSVELETQRGVLAGTASAASAQDVASATSAQASARDLLSRLHQLRATGRIVLQIRPDARGVDSLPDLPLEDGDVFVVPPKPSTVNVVGAVYDQNSFMFMPGRRVGDYLKMAGGPNRDADKKHMFIIRADGSVVSRTVNSGLWGNTFESAKIYPGDTIVVPEKTFRPTILRGILDWSQLFSQLALGAAAISVI